A genomic region of Clavibacter michiganensis subsp. insidiosus contains the following coding sequences:
- the tuf gene encoding elongation factor Tu, whose translation MGKAKFERTKPHVNIGTIGHVDHGKTTLTAAISKVLADKYPSATNVQRDFASIDSAPEERQRGITINISHVEYETPKRHYAHVDAPGHADYIKNMITGAAQMDGAILVVAATDGPMAQTREHVLLAKQVGVPYLLVALNKSDMVDDEEILELVELEVRELLSSQDFDGDNAPVVQVSGLKALEGDEKWVEQIVKLMDAVDESIPEPVRDKDKPFLMPVEDVFTITGRGTVVTGRAERGTLAINSDVEIVGIRPTVKTTVTGIEMFHKQLDEAWAGENCGLLLRGTKREDVERGQVIVKPGSVTPHTDFEGTAYILSKEEGGRHNPFYANYRPQFYFRTTDVTGVITLPEGTEMVMPGDTTDMNVALIQPIAMEEGLGFAIREGGRTVGAGTVTKIVK comes from the coding sequence GTGGGTAAGGCCAAGTTCGAGCGGACCAAGCCGCACGTCAACATCGGAACGATCGGTCACGTCGACCACGGCAAGACGACGCTGACGGCAGCGATCTCCAAGGTCCTGGCGGACAAGTACCCGTCGGCGACCAACGTGCAGCGCGACTTCGCGTCCATCGACTCCGCTCCCGAGGAGCGCCAGCGCGGCATCACGATCAACATCTCGCACGTCGAGTACGAGACGCCCAAGCGTCACTACGCTCACGTCGACGCCCCGGGTCACGCTGACTACATCAAGAACATGATCACGGGCGCCGCCCAGATGGACGGCGCGATCCTCGTGGTCGCCGCCACCGACGGCCCCATGGCGCAGACGCGCGAGCACGTGCTGCTCGCGAAGCAGGTCGGCGTGCCGTACCTGCTCGTCGCGCTCAACAAGTCGGACATGGTCGACGACGAGGAGATCCTCGAGCTCGTCGAGCTCGAGGTCCGCGAGCTGCTCTCCAGCCAGGACTTCGACGGCGACAACGCCCCCGTCGTCCAGGTCTCCGGCCTCAAGGCGCTCGAGGGCGACGAGAAGTGGGTCGAGCAGATCGTCAAGCTCATGGACGCGGTCGACGAGTCCATCCCGGAGCCCGTCCGCGACAAGGACAAGCCGTTCCTCATGCCCGTCGAGGACGTCTTCACGATCACCGGTCGTGGAACCGTCGTCACGGGTCGCGCCGAGCGCGGCACCCTCGCCATCAACTCGGACGTCGAGATCGTGGGCATCCGTCCCACCGTCAAGACCACCGTCACGGGCATCGAGATGTTCCACAAGCAGCTCGACGAGGCCTGGGCCGGCGAGAACTGCGGGCTCCTGCTCCGCGGCACCAAGCGCGAGGACGTCGAGCGCGGCCAGGTCATCGTCAAGCCGGGTTCGGTCACGCCGCACACCGATTTCGAGGGCACCGCGTACATCCTCTCCAAGGAGGAGGGCGGGCGTCACAACCCGTTCTACGCGAACTACCGTCCGCAGTTCTACTTCCGCACCACCGACGTCACCGGCGTCATCACGCTGCCCGAGGGCACCGAGATGGTCATGCCCGGCGACACCACCGACATGAACGTCGCGCTGATCCAGCCGATCGCCATGGAGGAGGGCCTCGGCTTCGCCATCCGCGAGGGTGGCCGCACCGTCGGCGCCGGCACGGTCACGAAGATCGTCAAGTAG